The following coding sequences are from one Maniola hyperantus chromosome 7, iAphHyp1.2, whole genome shotgun sequence window:
- the LOC117983951 gene encoding CCAAT/enhancer-binding protein homolog 2-like — translation MILEDSWDMPPEKRGRRGVSDADDEDDDYRRKRDRNNEAVKKSRYKSKQRTQETFTRVNKLKAENQALEEKVKTLTKDLQFLKELFMEYASNSDNPKFEGIDLEKLLEDVPDDKKGSSSKSSSS, via the exons atgataTTAGAGGACTCCTGGGATATGCCGCCTGAAAAGCGCGGAAGGCGAGGAGTTAGCGACGCGGACGACGAAGACGACGACTACAGACGAAAGCGAGACCGTAATAATGAG GCAGTCAAAAAGAGTAGATACAAGTCAAAACAGCGAACACAAGAAACATTTACAAGAGTCAACAAACTAAAGGCAGAGAATCAAGCGCTCGAGGAAAAAGTTAAAACTCTGACAAAGGATCTACAATTCCTCAAGGAACTGTTCATGGAGTATGCTTCCAATAGTGATAACCCAAAGTTTGAGGGCATAGATCTAGAGAAACTGCTGGAAGATGTGCCAGATGACAAAAAAGGTAGTAGcagtaaatcatcatcatcataa